From the Nodularia sp. NIES-3585 genome, one window contains:
- the menD gene encoding 2-succinyl-5-enolpyruvyl-6-hydroxy-3-cyclohexene-1-carboxylic-acid synthase, with product MFDLIPFAHKNVNQVWAYILTETLKRLGLNCVVICPGSRSTPLVVAFIQQIPDIEAISILDERSAAFFALGRAKATGLPVALVCTSGTAAANFYPAIIEAKESRVPLLVLTSDRPQELRNCHSGQTIDQVKLYGNYPNWQAELAVPAPDMRILGYLRQTIIHAWERCQIPTQGPVHLNIPFRDPLAPIPDGIDLSNLQSQFYPEDFFAGIVTTNIARSSFPIPQEWLKSERGIIIAGVAQTQAPEKYCQAIARLSQTLNWPVLAEGLSPVRNHASLNPYLISTYDIILRNQQLAKELTPEMVIQIGEMPTSKELRNWLSTTQPQSWILDNSHENLDPLHGKTTHLRISVEEIENWEIGNGERGLYLQNWCKIEAKVRKNIDETWVNIDELIESKAAWLISQILPPRTPLFISNSMPVRDVEFFWKPNNLQIKPYFNRGANGIDGTLSTALGIAHHQQSSVMLTGDLALLHDTNGFLIRNKFIGHLTIVLINNNGGGIFEMLPIAKFDPPFEEFFATPQNINFAQLCATYNVQHELISSWSQLKDKLKLLPKQGIRVLEVSTNRKLDAKWRKENLEKFGADIRV from the coding sequence ATGTTTGATTTAATACCATTTGCCCATAAGAATGTGAATCAAGTTTGGGCTTATATTTTAACCGAAACACTCAAGCGCCTGGGATTGAATTGTGTGGTAATTTGTCCTGGTTCACGTTCCACACCGCTAGTAGTCGCCTTTATCCAGCAAATTCCTGATATTGAAGCCATTTCTATTCTCGATGAGCGTTCAGCCGCCTTTTTTGCCTTGGGCAGAGCCAAAGCCACTGGTCTTCCCGTTGCGCTGGTTTGCACCTCTGGAACAGCAGCAGCAAATTTTTACCCCGCGATTATTGAAGCCAAAGAAAGTCGCGTACCATTGCTGGTGTTAACTAGCGATAGACCCCAAGAATTGAGAAATTGCCATTCAGGGCAAACTATAGACCAAGTTAAATTATATGGTAATTACCCAAACTGGCAAGCAGAGTTAGCTGTCCCCGCTCCAGACATGAGAATCCTAGGTTATCTGCGACAAACGATTATTCATGCTTGGGAGCGCTGTCAAATTCCCACACAGGGGCCAGTACATTTAAATATTCCCTTTCGTGACCCTCTTGCACCCATTCCTGATGGAATTGACTTGAGTAATTTACAGTCGCAGTTCTACCCAGAAGACTTTTTTGCAGGTATAGTAACTACTAATATTGCCCGTTCCTCATTCCCTATTCCCCAAGAATGGTTAAAATCTGAGCGCGGGATAATCATCGCTGGTGTAGCCCAAACCCAAGCACCAGAGAAATATTGTCAAGCGATCGCGCGTCTTTCTCAAACACTCAACTGGCCTGTTTTAGCCGAGGGACTTTCCCCAGTCAGAAATCATGCTAGTCTCAATCCCTATTTAATTTCTACCTACGACATCATTTTACGTAATCAGCAACTTGCCAAAGAATTAACCCCAGAAATGGTAATTCAGATCGGGGAAATGCCTACTAGTAAAGAACTGCGTAACTGGCTATCTACTACTCAACCTCAAAGTTGGATATTAGATAATAGCCATGAAAACCTAGACCCTTTGCATGGAAAAACCACACATTTACGCATATCTGTAGAAGAGATAGAAAACTGGGAAATTGGGAATGGTGAACGGGGGCTTTATTTACAAAACTGGTGTAAAATTGAAGCTAAAGTTAGAAAAAATATTGATGAGACTTGGGTAAATATAGATGAATTAATTGAAAGTAAAGCCGCTTGGTTAATTTCGCAAATTCTCCCACCACGAACACCATTATTTATTTCTAATAGTATGCCAGTGCGGGATGTGGAATTTTTCTGGAAACCAAACAATTTACAGATAAAACCGTATTTTAATCGAGGTGCAAATGGTATTGATGGCACACTTTCCACCGCTTTAGGAATAGCACACCATCAGCAAAGTAGCGTCATGCTAACGGGAGATTTAGCTTTGTTACATGATACCAATGGATTTTTAATTAGAAATAAGTTTATTGGACACTTAACAATTGTTTTAATTAATAATAATGGTGGGGGGATTTTTGAAATGTTACCCATAGCAAAATTTGACCCGCCTTTTGAAGAGTTTTTTGCCACTCCCCAGAATATCAATTTTGCTCAGTTATGTGCTACATATAATGTACAGCATGAGTTAATTAGTTCTTGGTCACAGTTAAAGGATAAGTTGAAGCTGTTACCAAAGCAAGGAATTAGGGTGTTAGAGGTCAGTACAAATA
- the folB gene encoding dihydroneopterin aldolase, whose translation MDCIHLTDIRCYGYTGYLPEEQVLGQWFEVDVKLWLDISTAAKTDAIEDTLDYRSVISSIQHLVKTAKFALLERLVGAIADSILQQCDRVTQVQVIVSKPAAPIPDFGGRISIELTKLKSNL comes from the coding sequence ATGGATTGCATTCATTTAACTGATATTCGCTGCTATGGCTACACTGGGTATCTACCAGAAGAACAGGTATTAGGACAATGGTTTGAAGTGGATGTGAAATTATGGTTAGATATCTCCACAGCTGCCAAGACTGACGCAATTGAAGATACTCTGGATTATCGCAGCGTCATTAGCTCGATACAACATTTAGTTAAAACAGCTAAATTTGCTTTGTTGGAAAGGTTAGTGGGTGCGATCGCTGATTCTATCCTGCAACAGTGCGATCGCGTCACACAAGTCCAAGTTATTGTCAGTAAGCCCGCCGCACCTATTCCAGATTTTGGCGGCAGAATTAGTATCGAACTGACTAAGCTCAAGTCTAACCTCTGA